A region from the Curtobacterium sp. MCBA15_012 genome encodes:
- a CDS encoding response regulator encodes MTDDATVLVVDDDFHVAELHRRQVDQVPGFRALDPVGTIAAARSVLASTPVDLVLVDVYLPDGSGIDLLRAVDTDAFVLSAASDAGTVRRAMRHGALAYLIKPFGSGVLAERLRAYARSRNVLDERATLDQEAVERAFRILHAGDGGGASPSRAATAALVLEQLSAEVERSAAEVAGAIGVSRATAQRYLAQLTADGTVTMQLRYGAAGRPEHRYTRR; translated from the coding sequence GTGACCGACGACGCGACCGTGCTCGTGGTGGACGACGACTTCCACGTCGCCGAGCTGCACCGACGCCAGGTCGACCAGGTCCCGGGCTTCCGGGCGCTCGACCCGGTCGGGACGATCGCCGCAGCGCGGTCGGTCCTCGCGAGCACCCCGGTCGACCTCGTGCTCGTCGACGTCTACCTGCCCGACGGCAGCGGGATCGACCTGCTGCGGGCGGTCGACACGGACGCCTTCGTGCTCAGCGCCGCCTCGGACGCCGGGACCGTGCGCCGGGCGATGCGGCACGGGGCCCTCGCGTACCTCATCAAGCCGTTCGGGTCGGGCGTGCTCGCCGAGCGGCTCCGGGCGTACGCGCGCTCCCGGAACGTGCTCGACGAGCGCGCGACCCTCGACCAGGAGGCCGTCGAGCGGGCGTTCCGGATCCTGCACGCCGGGGACGGCGGCGGGGCGTCCCCCTCCCGTGCGGCGACCGCGGCGCTCGTGCTCGAGCAGCTCTCCGCCGAGGTCGAGCGGTCGGCCGCCGAGGTCGCCGGCGCGATCGGGGTGTCCCGGGCGACGGCGCAGCGGTACCTGGCGCAGCTCACCGCGGACGGGACGGTGACGATGCAGCTGCG